One part of the Mya arenaria isolate MELC-2E11 chromosome 3, ASM2691426v1 genome encodes these proteins:
- the LOC128229058 gene encoding uncharacterized protein LOC128229058: MANARSTNRMPGWMVVWFYITAIICTIDASFVVFRPHTLPGGWLHKFFFPYRYYIYTDQRYGDVTDSYVFTQSLMNYAEVILNIITLFYHYQRARATQLLAFTVSVMTFWKTVLYIAMFYELAGGKDYRGGNTLLEEVLLVLIPNGIWIIIPGMCMAALWSDLMIGQSSSHVKRR; the protein is encoded by the exons ATGGCGAATGCGCGATCAACAAACCGGATGCCAGGCTGGATGGTGGTGTGGTTCTACATTACGGCCATCATCTGTACAATCGACGCCAGCTTTGTAGTGTTCCGGCCACATACACTGCCCGGCGGCTGGCTGCACAAGTTCTTCTTCCCCT atAGATACTACATTTACACGGATCAGAGATACGGGGACGTGACTGATTCCTACGTCTTCACGCAAAGTTT AATGAATTATGCAGAAGTTATATTGAACATCATTACTCTGTTTTAC CATTACCAACGTGCAAGAGCAACACAGTTGTTGGCTTTCACCGTGTCCGTTATGACCTTCTGGAAGACTGTCCTTTACATTGCTATGTTTTACGAACTGGCGGGTGGCAAAGATTACCGAGGTGGGAATACGCTACTTGAAGAAGTTTTGCTCGTACTCATTCCAAACGGCATTTGGATTATTATTCCTGGCATGTGTATGGCCGCGCTGTGGTCGGACCTCATGATTGGACAAAGTTCGAGTCATGTTAAAAGGCGCTAA
- the LOC128228881 gene encoding myosin-11-like isoform X2, whose protein sequence is MGNQCCGNEHKEYQSGDEKSHKSKGASTSTSSKAASSNNEQARVNVQTRQPMPIKHSDWQNEVNENPRQESYQRPQSRDQHAPMKTEKPKQEQTKGLEKYKKKSKKAPKQPLTEGGNGIIHERLQREIDDLRKHNEESKHAADAEKTNRIKVEEELDQKKKELDSQTRELQTLQKQSDGLKKEIDDLKKEKSHEADKEKENNIVKDELKRTKEKLDSTTKQLQSLQQEGQDMSTHYKEIQRKLNDAEKVNTTFKSKLEDLEREKQNLLTRLSAAMSAKLTDNNPDIADLSDSNRPTKLAEFYSELYDNEWTNAFEVIKNKHSEDETIRMLLDVLVNVYTFCKKKAENDLKGLRVSIEKFSLNKQSSLQIVKKMKDERKKEYSSHLEEVLKEVQPVIQRTFNKEERNHANIVQYVERCVKICWLMVVQDPPLYIDSNVNTGGERFQTNVYKAYMVNGQYVDFVVWPVLYLHEKGNILCKGVAQGRATSTDSEPKPTNIDKHVEAKPDTRKQPEKPGGLEKNKPSFKKESNKSYVPEQSGTHTTRMTSQTPIHTGQTGEKDTIHKSHKTVILTKSNSITGKSKSSSERMSRAVKSGTSSNGNASEVSAKQRTSLTSTGTLYKL, encoded by the exons ATGGGAAATCAGTGTTGTGGCAATGAACATAAAGAATATCAAAGTGGTGATGAAAAATCCCACAAGTCAAAAGGTGCTTCTACATCCACTAGCAGTAAAGCCGCAAGTTCGAATAATGAACAGGCTCGAGTAAATGTTCAAACAAGACAGCCAATGCCAATAAAACATAGTGATTGGCAGAATGAGGTTAATGAAAACCCCAGACAAGAAAGCTACCAGCGTCCTCAGTCACGAGATCAACATGCTCCGATGAAAACTGAAAAACCCAAACAGGAACAGACGAAAGGGCTggaaaaatataagaaaaagagCAAAAAAGCACCTAAGCAACCCTTAACCGAGGGAGGTAATGGCATTATACATGAGAG ATTGCAAAGAGAAATAGATGATCTAAGGAAACACAATGAAGAAAGCAAACATGCGGCCGATGCTGAAAAGACAAACAG GATCAAAGTCGAAGAAGAACTCGATCAAAAGAAAAAGGAATTGGACAGTCAGACAAGGGAATTGCAAAC ATTGCAAAAACAATCAGATGgattaaagaaagaaatagacgatttaaagaaagaaaagtCACATGAGGCCGATAAAGAAAAGGAAAACAA CATTGTCAAAGACGAACTTAAACGAACGAAAGAGAAGTTGGATAGTACCACAAAACAATTACAAAG CTTACAACAGGAAGGACAAGACATGAGCACACACTATAAGGAAATACAAAG AAAACTGAACGATGCAGAAAAGGTTAACACTACGTTCAAATCAAAACTGGAAGACCTTGagagagaaaaacaaaacttacttaCAAG GCTGAGCGCTGCTATGTCGGCAAAGCTGACGGACAATAACCCCGACATCGCAGATTTGAGCGACTCCAATAGGCCGACGAAACTGGCTGAGTTTTACTCGGAGCTTTATGACAACGAGTGGACTAACGCATTTGAAGTGATTAAGAACAAGCACTCAGAAGACGAGACAATACGAATGTTACTGGATGTATTGGTT AATGTGTATACATTTTGCAAGAAAAAGGCGGAAAACGACTTGAAGGGTCTGAGAGTTTCAATTGAAAAGTTTAGCTTG AACAAGCAGTCTTCGTTACAAATcgtgaaaaaaatgaaagatgAAAGAAAGAAAGAGTATTCAAGTCACCTGGAAGAAGTCTTAAAA GAAGTACAACCCGTCATACAAAGAACCTTCAATAAAGAAGAACGGAATCATGCGAATATAGTACAATATGTGGAGCGATGTGTGAAAATATGCTGGCTCATGGTAGTGCAAGACCCGCCATTATATATTGATAGTAACGTAAACACAGGTGGTGAGAGGTTTCAGACGAACGTCTATAAAGCATACATGGTTAATGGACAGTACGTGGATTTTGTAGTATGGCCTGTGTTATACCTGCACGAAAAGGGAAACATTCTGTGTAAAGGCGTGGCACAAGGCAGAGCAACTTCAACGGATTCAGAACCGAAACCTACGAACATTGACAAGCATGTTGAAGCTAAACCTGATACACGAAAACAGCCTGAGAAACCCGGAGGTCTTGAGAAGAACAAgccatcatttaaaaaagagtCTAACAAGAGCTATGTTCCAGAACAATCTGGCACGCATACAACGAGAATGACATCGCAAACTCCAATACATACAGGACAGACTGGTGAAAAGGACACAATCCATAAGTCACACAAAACTGTAATTCTGACGAAATCAAACTCAATCACAGGCAAATCCAAGTCATCATCTGAACGCATGTCACGGGCTGTAAAATCTGGAACATCATCGAATGGTAACGCTTCCGAAGTATCTGCCAAACAACGTACTTCTCTCACATCTACGGGGACACTGTACAAATTatag
- the LOC128228881 gene encoding myosin-11-like isoform X1 — MGNQCCGNEHKEYQSGDEKSHKSKGASTSTSSKAASSNNEQARVNVQTRQPMPIKHSDWQNEVNENPRQESYQRPQSRDQHAPMKTEKPKQEQTKGLEKYKKKSKKAPKQPLTEGGNGIIHERLQREIDDLRKHNEESKHAADAEKTNRIKVEEELDQKKKELDSQTRELQTLQKQSDGLKKEIDDLKKEKSHEADKEKENNSIVKDELKRTKEKLDSTTKQLQSLQQEGQDMSTHYKEIQRKLNDAEKVNTTFKSKLEDLEREKQNLLTRLSAAMSAKLTDNNPDIADLSDSNRPTKLAEFYSELYDNEWTNAFEVIKNKHSEDETIRMLLDVLVNVYTFCKKKAENDLKGLRVSIEKFSLNKQSSLQIVKKMKDERKKEYSSHLEEVLKEVQPVIQRTFNKEERNHANIVQYVERCVKICWLMVVQDPPLYIDSNVNTGGERFQTNVYKAYMVNGQYVDFVVWPVLYLHEKGNILCKGVAQGRATSTDSEPKPTNIDKHVEAKPDTRKQPEKPGGLEKNKPSFKKESNKSYVPEQSGTHTTRMTSQTPIHTGQTGEKDTIHKSHKTVILTKSNSITGKSKSSSERMSRAVKSGTSSNGNASEVSAKQRTSLTSTGTLYKL, encoded by the exons ATGGGAAATCAGTGTTGTGGCAATGAACATAAAGAATATCAAAGTGGTGATGAAAAATCCCACAAGTCAAAAGGTGCTTCTACATCCACTAGCAGTAAAGCCGCAAGTTCGAATAATGAACAGGCTCGAGTAAATGTTCAAACAAGACAGCCAATGCCAATAAAACATAGTGATTGGCAGAATGAGGTTAATGAAAACCCCAGACAAGAAAGCTACCAGCGTCCTCAGTCACGAGATCAACATGCTCCGATGAAAACTGAAAAACCCAAACAGGAACAGACGAAAGGGCTggaaaaatataagaaaaagagCAAAAAAGCACCTAAGCAACCCTTAACCGAGGGAGGTAATGGCATTATACATGAGAG ATTGCAAAGAGAAATAGATGATCTAAGGAAACACAATGAAGAAAGCAAACATGCGGCCGATGCTGAAAAGACAAACAG GATCAAAGTCGAAGAAGAACTCGATCAAAAGAAAAAGGAATTGGACAGTCAGACAAGGGAATTGCAAAC ATTGCAAAAACAATCAGATGgattaaagaaagaaatagacgatttaaagaaagaaaagtCACATGAGGCCGATAAAGAAAAGGAAAACAA TAGCATTGTCAAAGACGAACTTAAACGAACGAAAGAGAAGTTGGATAGTACCACAAAACAATTACAAAG CTTACAACAGGAAGGACAAGACATGAGCACACACTATAAGGAAATACAAAG AAAACTGAACGATGCAGAAAAGGTTAACACTACGTTCAAATCAAAACTGGAAGACCTTGagagagaaaaacaaaacttacttaCAAG GCTGAGCGCTGCTATGTCGGCAAAGCTGACGGACAATAACCCCGACATCGCAGATTTGAGCGACTCCAATAGGCCGACGAAACTGGCTGAGTTTTACTCGGAGCTTTATGACAACGAGTGGACTAACGCATTTGAAGTGATTAAGAACAAGCACTCAGAAGACGAGACAATACGAATGTTACTGGATGTATTGGTT AATGTGTATACATTTTGCAAGAAAAAGGCGGAAAACGACTTGAAGGGTCTGAGAGTTTCAATTGAAAAGTTTAGCTTG AACAAGCAGTCTTCGTTACAAATcgtgaaaaaaatgaaagatgAAAGAAAGAAAGAGTATTCAAGTCACCTGGAAGAAGTCTTAAAA GAAGTACAACCCGTCATACAAAGAACCTTCAATAAAGAAGAACGGAATCATGCGAATATAGTACAATATGTGGAGCGATGTGTGAAAATATGCTGGCTCATGGTAGTGCAAGACCCGCCATTATATATTGATAGTAACGTAAACACAGGTGGTGAGAGGTTTCAGACGAACGTCTATAAAGCATACATGGTTAATGGACAGTACGTGGATTTTGTAGTATGGCCTGTGTTATACCTGCACGAAAAGGGAAACATTCTGTGTAAAGGCGTGGCACAAGGCAGAGCAACTTCAACGGATTCAGAACCGAAACCTACGAACATTGACAAGCATGTTGAAGCTAAACCTGATACACGAAAACAGCCTGAGAAACCCGGAGGTCTTGAGAAGAACAAgccatcatttaaaaaagagtCTAACAAGAGCTATGTTCCAGAACAATCTGGCACGCATACAACGAGAATGACATCGCAAACTCCAATACATACAGGACAGACTGGTGAAAAGGACACAATCCATAAGTCACACAAAACTGTAATTCTGACGAAATCAAACTCAATCACAGGCAAATCCAAGTCATCATCTGAACGCATGTCACGGGCTGTAAAATCTGGAACATCATCGAATGGTAACGCTTCCGAAGTATCTGCCAAACAACGTACTTCTCTCACATCTACGGGGACACTGTACAAATTatag
- the LOC128227634 gene encoding uncharacterized protein LOC128227634 isoform X1, with protein MRKYLTRHTLRLVLSLNNDTLENKIEQLAEELKAMKGQFQGHDERNSRCPCNDRIVLLETYPAAYKTRGEKDPTELDILDVECGLENQNGFEVHHVKQTNSENSNIEKLMLELSQLKTVLKCLMEQNDTYKQEIKELKTHVEQEGLKKRTRTEMQERKIEQSERRQPFHISDGIFQKKLQDANLELLDLKQELEDTKTRLSKLMGEKLTDKNPNIADLSDKNRPTKLAERYSELYDSQWTDAFDCLNNWHDEATTIKHLSDILKNAMRFCSLEAQNQMKTLQKQLMFSASVPDCKMPRTIIKSLQDCRKSLGEQTGRAVFQKYVESLQNGAPTCMELKVLPYLQECIQLSWLMCIQDPPVVLSPDVTHGANFDTDFYKAYTKSGPLVDYVVWPALCLHEKGPLLCKGIAQGSGGKKEV; from the exons ATGAGGAAATATTTGACAAGACATACTCTCCGACTggttttaagtttaaacaatgacacacttgaaaataaaattgaacagtTGGCAGAAGAATTGAAAGCTATGAAAGGGCAGTTTCAGGGACACGATGAAAGAAATTCCCGATGTCCGTGTAATGATAGGATAGTGTTGCTTGAGACATATCCGGCAGCTTACAAAACTAGGGGTGAAAAGGATCCAACTGAATTGGATATTTTGGATGTGGAATGTGGTCTTGAAAACCAAAACGGGTTTGAGGTACACCATGTGAAACAAACCAATAGTGaaaattcaaacattgaaaaattaATGCTTGAACTCAGTCAACTAAAAACAGTACTAAAATGTTTGATGGAACAAAATGATACCTATAAACAAGAGATAAAAGAACTGAAAACTCATGTCGAACAAGAAGGGCTTAAAAAGCGTACCCGAACTGAAATGCAGGAGCGGAAAATAGAACAATCGGAAAGAAGACAACCCTTCCATATATCAGATGGAATCTTTCAGAAAAAGCTACAAGATGCAAACCTTGAGTTACTAGATTTGAAACAGGAGTTGGAGGACACGAAAACGAG aCTAAGTAAGCTGATGGGAGAAAAACTGACAGACAAAAATCCAAACATTGCTGATCTTAGTGACAAAAACCGTCCAACAAAACTTGCTGAGAGATATTCGGAACTTTATGACAGTCAGTGGACAGATGCATTTGATTGTCTCAACAACTGGCATGATGAGGCAACGACCATTAAACACCTCTCTGATATTCTGAAG aATGCAATGAGGTTTTGCTCGTTAGAGGCTCAGAATCAGATGAAAACGCTACAAAAACAGCTCATGTTTTCAGCAAGTgtt CCAGACTGCAAGATGCCCAGGACAATTATCAAAAGTCTCCAGGACTGTCGCAAGTCACTTGGAGAACAAACTGGACGTGCCGTGTTTCAG AAATACGTGGAAAGTTTACAAAACGGAGCACCAACTTGCATGGAACTCAAAGTGCTGCCCTATCTGCAAGAGTGCATTCAATTGAGTTGGTTGATGTGTATCCAGGATCCTCCGGTCGTTTTAAGCCCTGATGTCACACATGGGGCAAATTTCGACACTGACTTCTACAAGGCATACACCAAGAGTGGTCCCCTCGTTGACTATGTGGTCTGGCCAGCCCTGTGTCTCCATGAGAAAGGTCCACTGCTCTGCAAGGGCATTGCACAGGGATCTGGCGGGAAGAAAGAGGTGTGA
- the LOC128227634 gene encoding uncharacterized protein LOC128227634 isoform X2: MRKYLTRHTLRLVLSLNNDTLENKIEQLAEELKAMKGQFQGHDERNSRCPCNDRIVLLETYPAAYKTRGEKDPTELDILDVECGLENQNGFEVHHVKQTNSENSNIEKLMLELSQLKTVLKCLMEQNDTYKQEIKELKTHVEQEGLKKRTRTEMQERKIEQSERRQPFHISDGIFQKKLQDANLELLDLKQELEDTKTRLSKLMGEKLTDKNPNIADLSDKNRPTKLAERYSELYDSQWTDAFDCLNNWHDEATTIKHLSDILKPDCKMPRTIIKSLQDCRKSLGEQTGRAVFQKYVESLQNGAPTCMELKVLPYLQECIQLSWLMCIQDPPVVLSPDVTHGANFDTDFYKAYTKSGPLVDYVVWPALCLHEKGPLLCKGIAQGSGGKKEV, encoded by the exons ATGAGGAAATATTTGACAAGACATACTCTCCGACTggttttaagtttaaacaatgacacacttgaaaataaaattgaacagtTGGCAGAAGAATTGAAAGCTATGAAAGGGCAGTTTCAGGGACACGATGAAAGAAATTCCCGATGTCCGTGTAATGATAGGATAGTGTTGCTTGAGACATATCCGGCAGCTTACAAAACTAGGGGTGAAAAGGATCCAACTGAATTGGATATTTTGGATGTGGAATGTGGTCTTGAAAACCAAAACGGGTTTGAGGTACACCATGTGAAACAAACCAATAGTGaaaattcaaacattgaaaaattaATGCTTGAACTCAGTCAACTAAAAACAGTACTAAAATGTTTGATGGAACAAAATGATACCTATAAACAAGAGATAAAAGAACTGAAAACTCATGTCGAACAAGAAGGGCTTAAAAAGCGTACCCGAACTGAAATGCAGGAGCGGAAAATAGAACAATCGGAAAGAAGACAACCCTTCCATATATCAGATGGAATCTTTCAGAAAAAGCTACAAGATGCAAACCTTGAGTTACTAGATTTGAAACAGGAGTTGGAGGACACGAAAACGAG aCTAAGTAAGCTGATGGGAGAAAAACTGACAGACAAAAATCCAAACATTGCTGATCTTAGTGACAAAAACCGTCCAACAAAACTTGCTGAGAGATATTCGGAACTTTATGACAGTCAGTGGACAGATGCATTTGATTGTCTCAACAACTGGCATGATGAGGCAACGACCATTAAACACCTCTCTGATATTCTGAAG CCAGACTGCAAGATGCCCAGGACAATTATCAAAAGTCTCCAGGACTGTCGCAAGTCACTTGGAGAACAAACTGGACGTGCCGTGTTTCAG AAATACGTGGAAAGTTTACAAAACGGAGCACCAACTTGCATGGAACTCAAAGTGCTGCCCTATCTGCAAGAGTGCATTCAATTGAGTTGGTTGATGTGTATCCAGGATCCTCCGGTCGTTTTAAGCCCTGATGTCACACATGGGGCAAATTTCGACACTGACTTCTACAAGGCATACACCAAGAGTGGTCCCCTCGTTGACTATGTGGTCTGGCCAGCCCTGTGTCTCCATGAGAAAGGTCCACTGCTCTGCAAGGGCATTGCACAGGGATCTGGCGGGAAGAAAGAGGTGTGA